The following coding sequences are from one uncultured Bacteroides sp. window:
- a CDS encoding smalltalk protein gives MKKSVWGLVLKIIIAVASAVAGAIGSQTLM, from the coding sequence ATGAAAAAATCAGTGTGGGGACTTGTCCTTAAAATAATTATTGCGGTAGCTAGCGCCGTAGCCGGTGCAATTGGCTCGCAAACGTTGATGTGA
- a CDS encoding ABC transporter permease subunit gives MNKTTHPFWVIVNKEISDHVKSWRFIILIAIILFTCMGSLYTALSSFHTAVKPNDPDGSFFFLKLFTISDGTLPPFIVFISFLGPLLGIALGFDAVNSEQNRGTLSRIMSQPIHRDYLINAKFVAALVVVSVMLFALGFLVMGFGLIEIGIPPTAEEFLRIMAFIVVSIFYVAFWLNLAILFSVQFRQAATSALACIAIWLFFSVFYNMIIHLVGKAIAPPETASMQQIMSYQKFMMGLLRLAPSELFSEATSTLLMPSVRSLGPLTMEQVSGAIPSPLPLGQSLMVVWPQLTGLVAATVVCFALSYVSFMRREIRPR, from the coding sequence ATGAATAAAACGACACATCCTTTTTGGGTTATTGTGAACAAAGAGATTTCGGATCATGTAAAGAGTTGGCGCTTTATCATACTGATTGCTATCATTCTTTTTACTTGCATGGGTTCTCTTTATACGGCTCTGAGTAGTTTTCATACTGCCGTGAAACCGAATGACCCTGATGGCTCCTTTTTCTTTCTGAAACTGTTTACGATCTCAGACGGAACCTTACCACCTTTTATTGTCTTTATCAGTTTCTTAGGCCCTTTACTGGGTATTGCTTTAGGTTTTGATGCGGTTAATTCGGAGCAAAATAGAGGCACGTTGAGCCGTATAATGTCTCAACCTATTCACCGCGATTATCTGATAAATGCTAAGTTTGTGGCCGCTTTAGTGGTGGTGAGCGTGATGCTTTTCGCTTTGGGATTCTTAGTGATGGGGTTCGGATTGATTGAGATAGGCATACCACCTACGGCTGAAGAATTTCTGCGAATTATGGCTTTTATTGTCGTGAGCATCTTTTATGTTGCTTTTTGGCTGAATCTGGCTATTTTGTTTTCTGTGCAGTTCCGTCAGGCGGCAACTTCTGCTCTGGCATGTATCGCCATCTGGTTATTCTTTAGCGTATTCTATAATATGATCATTCATCTCGTGGGTAAAGCGATTGCTCCTCCCGAAACGGCAAGTATGCAGCAGATTATGAGTTATCAGAAATTCATGATGGGCTTGTTGAGGCTTGCACCGAGTGAGCTATTTAGTGAGGCAACCAGTACGCTGCTCATGCCATCGGTACGTAGCTTGGGACCACTTACTATGGAGCAAGTCAGTGGAGCGATTCCTAGTCCGCTACCTTTGGGGCAAAGCTTGATGGTCGTTTGGCCTCAGCTTACCGGACTTGTTGCTGCTACGGTAGTCTGTTTTGCTTTGTCATACGTTAGCTTTATGCGTAGAGAAATCAGACCAAGATAG
- a CDS encoding tRNA-dihydrouridine synthase family protein has product MIEEKIIPIHFAPLQGFTDAPYRNAHAQVFGGVESYYTPFVRIEKGDFRSRERRDVEMKNNTVPHLVPQLIATTADEMRKVLGLFQQEGHREADLNMGCPFPMLARRHKGSGILPYPEEVESLLRCMGEFPDISFSLKMRLGWEDSTECLALLPLLNSYPLRQIALHARVGKQQYKGEVDWDAFEAFSKGCKHPLVYNGDITSLEDIIEVRNRFPDLSGIMIGRGLLANPALAWEYQQGATLSDAELLSKLKTFHTLLFEHYEARLQGDAQLLTKLKTLWEYLLPDMDRKIKKKIHKCTKIEIYRGLVAEALRG; this is encoded by the coding sequence ATGATAGAGGAAAAGATTATCCCAATTCACTTCGCTCCGTTACAAGGATTTACGGATGCACCTTATCGGAATGCACACGCACAGGTTTTTGGTGGTGTGGAGAGTTATTATACTCCTTTTGTCCGTATTGAGAAGGGTGATTTCCGGTCAAGGGAGCGTAGGGATGTGGAGATGAAAAATAACACAGTGCCCCATCTTGTGCCGCAACTGATTGCGACAACTGCCGATGAGATGCGCAAAGTGCTGGGTTTGTTTCAGCAGGAAGGGCATCGGGAGGCTGATCTGAACATGGGGTGTCCTTTTCCTATGTTGGCTCGTCGGCATAAAGGTTCGGGCATTTTACCTTATCCTGAAGAAGTAGAGAGCTTGTTGCGCTGCATGGGTGAATTTCCTGATATAAGCTTTTCTTTGAAGATGCGTCTGGGATGGGAAGACTCTACAGAGTGCCTTGCTTTGTTGCCTTTGCTCAACAGTTATCCTTTGCGGCAAATTGCTCTTCATGCTCGCGTGGGGAAGCAACAATATAAAGGAGAGGTTGACTGGGATGCTTTTGAAGCTTTCTCTAAGGGATGTAAACATCCGCTGGTTTATAACGGAGATATAACTTCTTTGGAAGATATAATAGAGGTTCGCAATCGCTTTCCTGATCTTTCGGGAATTATGATCGGTAGGGGACTGTTGGCTAATCCTGCTCTTGCCTGGGAGTATCAACAAGGCGCAACACTTAGTGACGCAGAACTATTGAGCAAGCTAAAGACTTTTCATACGTTGCTTTTTGAGCATTACGAAGCTCGTTTGCAAGGAGATGCTCAATTGCTCACTAAGCTAAAGACTCTTTGGGAGTATCTTTTGCCTGATATGGATCGGAAAATCAAAAAGAAGATCCATAAATGTACGAAGATTGAGATCTATAGGGGGTTGGTTGCAGAAGCGTTAAGAGGATAA
- a CDS encoding HU family DNA-binding protein, protein MPLFYKPRQSSLKTKDGLKKWHPILVKVGSAVNNQKIADLIAEKASLTPGDVHNVIRNLMTVMREQLLNSRTVKLDGLGSFTVKAFTCGKGVETAKEVSPSQIVRLRVLFTPEYTLAAGTGGATRALFSGVQYERWGEKKKSEEDSSEPGKDNKPGSDDEDPNA, encoded by the coding sequence ATGCCTTTATTTTACAAACCTAGACAGAGCTCTTTAAAAACAAAAGATGGGCTCAAAAAATGGCACCCTATCTTGGTGAAAGTTGGTAGTGCGGTTAATAATCAGAAAATAGCCGATCTGATTGCTGAGAAAGCTTCTCTTACACCGGGAGATGTGCATAATGTGATTCGTAACCTGATGACAGTGATGCGCGAGCAATTGCTTAACAGTCGCACGGTGAAGTTAGATGGCTTAGGCTCGTTCACCGTAAAAGCTTTTACTTGTGGTAAAGGAGTGGAGACAGCTAAAGAGGTGTCACCTTCGCAAATCGTAAGATTACGTGTGTTGTTTACGCCTGAGTATACATTGGCTGCAGGTACGGGAGGAGCTACCAGGGCCCTCTTCAGCGGGGTGCAATATGAGCGTTGGGGTGAAAAGAAAAAGAGTGAGGAAGATTCCTCTGAACCAGGAAAGGATAATAAACCTGGTAGTGATGATGAAGATCCAAATGCATAA
- a CDS encoding peptide chain release factor 1 encodes MEHITIEQLIEEGKVIKKGISYINPPSGVIRTYSAYRISGVNKYEVWKNKTIRFLSVRFPDDRCIADFENAASELVKSHCSPSIFDKMLGILESCEAIPAILKSHNDYSNIDKSIKINVSQNQHQSQEQILAIAVFIESIKDELTGKQQKELKGIINEEPDPVKAKTKVLDKIKSFGLDVTSNIIANIVTNPAIWGNF; translated from the coding sequence ATGGAACATATTACTATTGAACAATTAATTGAAGAAGGGAAAGTTATCAAAAAGGGAATATCCTACATTAATCCACCTTCAGGTGTAATAAGAACGTACTCAGCATATAGAATCTCTGGCGTAAATAAGTATGAAGTTTGGAAAAATAAAACTATTCGTTTCCTCTCTGTTCGTTTCCCGGATGATAGATGTATTGCAGACTTTGAAAATGCTGCAAGTGAACTAGTTAAATCTCATTGTTCACCAAGTATATTTGATAAAATGTTAGGGATATTAGAATCTTGCGAAGCTATTCCGGCAATTTTAAAATCTCATAATGATTATTCTAATATTGATAAATCAATTAAGATTAATGTTAGCCAAAACCAGCATCAAAGCCAAGAACAAATTTTAGCTATTGCTGTCTTCATTGAGTCTATAAAGGATGAATTAACAGGCAAACAACAAAAAGAATTAAAGGGGATTATAAATGAAGAACCTGATCCAGTAAAGGCTAAAACAAAAGTTCTTGACAAGATAAAGAGTTTTGGATTGGATGTTACTTCAAACATCATAGCTAACATAGTTACTAATCCTGCTATCTGGGGTAACTTTTAG
- a CDS encoding EFR1 family ferrodoxin (N-terminal region resembles flavodoxins. C-terminal ferrodoxin region binds two 4Fe-4S clusters.), with translation MIFYFSGTGNSKWIAKQVADYQHENLVSIADEILKENTIYEYTLGETEAVGFVFPIYSWAPPAIVLDFIKKLRFINAKGHYFFYVCSCGDEVGLTQEIMNEAVSAKEWKWHAGFSVIMPNNYVSFPGFDTDPKELEERKLKNAVGEVERINKRLAKHSTDLFECKKGSWAFVKSRLICPLFNKYQVTAKPFFATDDCISCGLCEKHCPMHNVKVDTKPTWGDNCTACMACYHICPSHAIHYGKSTLKKHQYFNPNCK, from the coding sequence ATGATATTCTATTTTTCCGGAACAGGTAATTCCAAATGGATCGCAAAGCAAGTGGCTGATTATCAGCATGAGAATCTTGTTTCTATTGCGGATGAGATACTTAAAGAGAATACTATATATGAATATACTTTGGGGGAGACAGAGGCTGTTGGCTTTGTCTTCCCCATTTATTCATGGGCTCCTCCTGCTATTGTTTTGGATTTTATAAAGAAGCTGCGTTTTATCAATGCTAAGGGGCATTACTTCTTTTATGTTTGCTCTTGTGGTGACGAAGTGGGGTTGACTCAGGAGATTATGAATGAGGCGGTGAGTGCCAAAGAGTGGAAGTGGCATGCCGGATTCTCTGTGATCATGCCTAATAATTATGTTTCTTTCCCCGGATTTGATACAGATCCAAAGGAGTTGGAAGAGCGAAAGCTGAAAAATGCGGTAGGAGAGGTAGAACGTATCAACAAGAGACTCGCAAAACATTCCACGGATTTGTTTGAATGCAAGAAAGGCAGTTGGGCTTTTGTGAAAAGCCGTTTGATCTGTCCTCTGTTCAATAAATATCAGGTTACGGCCAAGCCTTTCTTTGCTACGGACGATTGCATCTCATGCGGATTGTGTGAAAAACATTGCCCTATGCATAATGTAAAGGTGGATACAAAGCCTACTTGGGGTGATAATTGTACTGCTTGCATGGCTTGCTATCATATCTGTCCTTCTCATGCCATTCATTACGGCA
- a CDS encoding NEW3 domain-containing protein, with amino-acid sequence MTMRVNYFTLLFLLLVGIAPAKMHATSDSIRVKGVALYTPYTKISVPPGESINYSIDVINKTGSVKNAAISVMGLPRRWNYEVKSGGWNVSQLSVLPNDKKNFSLKLDVPLKVNKGTYHFVVAAKGLYSLPLTVIVSEQGTYQTEFTTDQMNMEGSAEATFTFNATLKNRTSEKQLYALTTKTPRGWNVAFKPNYKQATSVEVAPNATANVTIDINPPANIKVGTYRIPVRAANGTTSADLGLEVVIKGSYKMELTTPKGLLSTDVTAGDTKKIQLVVKNRGTIDLTDVKLTANQPAGWNVTFEPQKLASVKAGESAQVVATIKASKKALPGDYVVKMNAKTPEVTSDTEFRIAVKTPMIWGWLGIVIIIGACGGVYYLFRKYGRR; translated from the coding sequence ATGACAATGCGAGTAAACTACTTCACATTATTGTTTCTTTTATTAGTAGGCATCGCTCCTGCTAAAATGCACGCTACATCCGATTCTATAAGGGTTAAAGGCGTTGCTTTGTATACTCCCTATACTAAGATTTCAGTTCCGCCGGGAGAATCAATTAATTATAGTATTGATGTAATTAATAAGACGGGATCAGTGAAAAACGCAGCTATATCCGTTATGGGTTTACCACGAAGGTGGAACTATGAAGTCAAGTCAGGCGGATGGAATGTTAGTCAGCTTTCGGTTCTTCCAAATGACAAGAAAAATTTCTCTCTGAAGTTGGATGTTCCGTTGAAAGTAAACAAGGGTACTTACCATTTTGTTGTCGCGGCTAAAGGCTTATATTCTTTGCCACTGACTGTGATTGTTTCTGAACAAGGTACGTATCAAACGGAATTCACTACAGACCAAATGAATATGGAGGGGAGCGCTGAGGCTACTTTCACTTTTAACGCAACGCTGAAAAACCGTACTTCTGAGAAACAGCTTTATGCCTTGACTACAAAAACACCTCGTGGATGGAACGTGGCTTTTAAACCGAACTATAAGCAGGCTACTTCTGTGGAGGTTGCTCCAAACGCAACGGCTAATGTGACGATAGATATTAATCCGCCGGCAAATATTAAGGTGGGGACTTATCGGATTCCTGTGCGTGCGGCTAATGGTACTACTTCGGCTGATCTAGGTCTTGAGGTGGTTATCAAAGGGTCATATAAAATGGAGCTTACTACTCCTAAAGGTTTGTTAAGTACGGATGTTACTGCTGGAGATACGAAGAAAATCCAACTGGTAGTTAAAAATAGGGGTACTATTGACCTGACTGACGTGAAACTAACGGCTAACCAACCTGCGGGTTGGAATGTGACTTTTGAACCACAGAAACTTGCATCGGTGAAGGCGGGAGAGAGTGCTCAGGTAGTGGCTACGATAAAGGCTTCTAAGAAAGCTTTGCCGGGTGACTATGTGGTAAAGATGAATGCGAAGACTCCAGAAGTGACTTCTGATACAGAATTCAGAATTGCTGTGAAGACACCCATGATATGGGGATGGCTGGGAATTGTGATAATCATTGGAGCTTGTGGAGGCGTGTACTATTTGTTTCGTAAATATGGAAGGAGGTAG
- a CDS encoding pilus assembly protein N-terminal domain-containing protein — translation MKHSKLFYNMLTLILLALHVVACSSNDDDENNIRFYLSSKEVIYVRTTSVGEVLLSIQNTDGGYTVQSNDEEIATANIKSNSTISIKGKKAGSTTITVTDSQRRTASLDITIYTKKALCNIEQCDAEVQIENPTAEDQAEIDRIKAEMLSEMLPSGGLFQFTYTTETEGTFTFHANPEKVDDKLEGTFKYNWNGDINTSSIALTYNSKTITYQLKANKKITLSTVLNMTQQIDLMHDFTSDYSHLTNPKILKATATLHTTGVGFFGVVTE, via the coding sequence ATGAAACATTCTAAACTATTCTACAACATGCTAACACTCATATTGTTAGCACTCCATGTCGTTGCATGCAGCAGCAATGATGACGACGAAAATAATATCCGATTCTATCTTAGTTCCAAAGAAGTTATCTATGTACGCACTACTTCCGTAGGCGAAGTGTTGCTCAGCATTCAGAATACCGACGGAGGCTATACTGTTCAGTCTAATGATGAAGAGATAGCAACAGCGAATATAAAAAGCAATTCTACTATCAGCATCAAAGGAAAGAAAGCGGGAAGTACCACAATCACCGTAACAGACAGCCAAAGAAGAACTGCCTCGCTTGACATAACCATTTACACCAAAAAAGCCCTTTGCAACATAGAGCAGTGCGATGCGGAAGTTCAGATTGAAAACCCAACAGCCGAGGATCAAGCTGAGATAGACCGAATCAAAGCTGAGATGCTCAGCGAAATGCTCCCTTCGGGCGGATTGTTCCAATTTACCTATACCACAGAAACAGAAGGAACATTCACGTTCCATGCCAATCCGGAAAAAGTAGATGACAAATTAGAAGGTACCTTTAAGTATAATTGGAATGGAGATATAAACACTAGCTCCATCGCTCTAACGTATAACAGTAAAACAATAACCTATCAACTAAAAGCAAACAAAAAAATCACATTATCTACTGTGCTCAACATGACACAACAGATCGACCTCATGCACGATTTTACCTCTGATTACAGTCACCTCACCAACCCTAAAATACTAAAAGCAACCGCTACGCTGCATACAACAGGAGTAGGTTTCTTTGGTGTAGTGACCGAATAA